The following are encoded together in the Desulfofalx alkaliphila DSM 12257 genome:
- the nuoE gene encoding NADH-quinone oxidoreductase subunit NuoE codes for MGETIKDSDKAALDEIVQKYNHDKGAAIMILQQVQASFGYVSEDMLDYISKLTKVPASDLYGIATFYAQFRLEPVGDNFIQVCHGTACHLAGAEQLSEAIQNEIGIKSEGTSEDGKFTLEHVACLGCCSHGPVITFNGETYAKMTPEKVKKLVRQAGKSCQCGNAEGSVKEGCEANV; via the coding sequence ATGGGAGAGACCATTAAAGATAGCGATAAAGCAGCATTGGATGAGATAGTACAGAAATATAACCATGATAAAGGTGCGGCCATCATGATTTTGCAGCAGGTGCAGGCTAGCTTTGGGTATGTCAGTGAAGATATGTTGGATTACATCAGTAAGCTAACCAAAGTACCTGCCAGTGATCTATATGGCATTGCCACCTTTTACGCTCAATTTCGACTAGAACCGGTGGGGGATAACTTTATTCAAGTTTGCCACGGCACTGCCTGTCATTTGGCAGGGGCAGAGCAGCTTTCCGAAGCTATCCAAAATGAGATTGGCATTAAATCCGAGGGCACCAGTGAGGACGGTAAGTTTACCTTGGAGCATGTGGCTTGTCTGGGATGCTGTAGTCACGGTCCGGTGATAACATTCAACGGAGAAACCTATGCCAAAATGACCCCTGAAAAGGTTAAAAAATTAGTTAGGCAGGCGGGAAAGTCCTGCCAATGCGGTAATGCGGAGGGCAGTGTTAAGGAAGGGTGTGAAGCCAATGTCTAG
- a CDS encoding NAD(P)-dependent alcohol dehydrogenase has translation MKAFVMVRIGEVGWMEKEKPAVGPYDALCRPLALAPCTSDIHTVFEGAIGERHNMTLGHEAVGEVVEVGSQVKDFKVGDRVVVPAITPNWNTTEVQGGYHQHSGGMLAGWQYSNIKDGSMAEFFLVNEADMNMALLPDDIPLETAVMIPDMVTTGFHGAENGNIQLGDTVAVLGIGPVGLMAVAGAKLRGAGRLIVVGSRPVCVEAAKAYGATDVVNYRNGDIVEQILKLTDGAGVDVTIIAGGNADILASAVNMTKPGGTISNINYFGEGEFLPVPRAGWGFGMAHKKINGGLTPGGRVRMEKMIELVKYKRIDPGKLVTHVFHGLENVEKALLLMKDKPKDLIKPVVLLD, from the coding sequence ATGAAAGCTTTTGTAATGGTGCGCATTGGTGAAGTTGGTTGGATGGAAAAGGAAAAGCCGGCGGTTGGGCCCTATGATGCCCTATGCCGTCCCCTGGCCTTGGCCCCCTGCACCTCTGACATCCACACCGTGTTTGAAGGAGCTATCGGAGAAAGGCATAACATGACCCTAGGCCACGAGGCTGTTGGTGAAGTGGTTGAAGTGGGCAGCCAAGTAAAAGATTTTAAGGTGGGAGATCGGGTAGTTGTACCGGCCATTACGCCCAATTGGAACACCACTGAGGTACAAGGTGGATACCACCAGCACTCCGGCGGTATGTTGGCAGGATGGCAGTATTCAAACATTAAGGATGGCTCAATGGCTGAGTTCTTCCTTGTAAATGAAGCAGATATGAACATGGCCTTGTTACCTGACGATATTCCATTAGAAACTGCTGTTATGATCCCTGATATGGTAACAACCGGTTTTCATGGGGCTGAAAACGGAAATATTCAGTTGGGTGATACCGTGGCGGTTTTGGGTATTGGCCCGGTGGGACTAATGGCAGTGGCCGGTGCCAAGTTAAGAGGGGCCGGTAGGTTAATTGTTGTGGGCAGCAGACCGGTTTGTGTGGAAGCCGCAAAAGCCTATGGTGCAACCGATGTGGTTAATTATAGAAACGGGGATATTGTAGAGCAGATTTTAAAATTAACTGATGGTGCAGGCGTTGATGTGACCATTATTGCCGGTGGCAATGCTGATATACTGGCCTCCGCTGTAAATATGACCAAACCCGGTGGCACAATATCAAACATTAATTACTTTGGTGAAGGAGAATTCTTGCCTGTTCCCCGTGCCGGTTGGGGATTTGGTATGGCCCATAAGAAAATTAACGGTGGATTAACCCCCGGTGGAAGGGTAAGAATGGAGAAAATGATTGAACTGGTCAAATACAAGCGGATAGATCCTGGTAAGTTGGTAACCCATGTGTTTCACGGTTTGGAAAATGTAGAAAAGGCCCTCTTGTTAATGAAGGATAAGCCAAAGGATTTAATTAAGCCGGTTGTATTACTTGACTAA